The following coding sequences lie in one Mycobacterium gordonae genomic window:
- a CDS encoding helix-turn-helix transcriptional regulator, translating into MSATTSRVLRLLGLLQSRRVWTGQELAEQLSVTGRSVRRDVERLRELGYPVEASKGSGGGYRLGAGAALPPLLLDPDEAVAVAVCLRLAAGGSVAGVGESALRALSKLDQVLPSRLRSQVAAVHQATVTLAPDAVDTPVDPDTLTTLARACRDHEHVTADYTARDGTPSRRRLEPYQLVTTGRRWYLLAYDRDRSDWRTLRLDRMVATRAAGSTFAPRAAPDAREFLRHAISAAPYRYVARVRYQVPASVVARQFSPQSMTVEPDGDGACVVTAGGDDPQRMVLHFAMVGAEFQVLEPAEVRAAAGAVGELLRRAGRAP; encoded by the coding sequence ATGTCGGCGACGACGAGCCGGGTGCTGCGGTTGCTGGGGCTGCTGCAGTCGCGACGGGTATGGACCGGCCAGGAGCTGGCGGAACAGCTGTCGGTGACTGGCCGCAGCGTGCGGCGTGACGTCGAGCGGCTGCGCGAGTTGGGCTATCCGGTGGAAGCCAGCAAGGGCTCCGGCGGCGGTTACCGGCTCGGCGCCGGCGCGGCGTTGCCGCCGCTGCTGCTCGATCCCGACGAGGCGGTAGCGGTCGCGGTATGTCTGCGGCTCGCCGCCGGCGGCAGCGTGGCCGGGGTGGGCGAATCGGCGTTGCGGGCGCTGAGCAAGCTGGACCAGGTGCTGCCGTCCCGGCTGCGCTCCCAGGTCGCCGCGGTGCACCAGGCGACCGTCACGCTGGCGCCGGACGCCGTGGACACCCCGGTGGACCCGGACACGTTGACGACGTTGGCCCGGGCGTGCCGGGACCACGAGCACGTCACTGCCGACTACACGGCCCGGGACGGCACCCCGAGCCGTCGTCGCCTGGAGCCCTACCAACTGGTGACCACCGGCCGGCGCTGGTACCTGCTGGCTTACGACCGAGACCGGAGCGACTGGCGCACCCTGCGACTGGACCGGATGGTCGCAACGCGCGCGGCGGGTAGCACCTTTGCACCGCGGGCGGCGCCGGACGCACGAGAATTCCTTCGGCACGCGATCAGCGCCGCGCCCTACCGCTACGTGGCCCGGGTGCGCTACCAGGTGCCCGCGTCCGTCGTCGCGCGCCAGTTCTCGCCGCAATCGATGACCGTCGAACCCGACGGCGACGGGGCCTGCGTGGTCACGGCGGGCGGCGACGATCCGCAGCGGATGGTGTTGCACTTCGCGATGGTGGGCGCCGAGTTCCAGGTGCTCGAGCCGGCCGAGGTGCGGGCGGCGGCGGGCGCGGTGGGCGAACTTCTTCGTCGCGCGGGCCGAGCACCGTAA
- the rplJ gene encoding 50S ribosomal protein L10 has product MARADKATAVAEITEHFKASTATVITEYRGLSVANLAELRRSLGESTTYAVAKNTLIKRAASEAGIEGLDELFAGPTAIAFVSGEPVDAAKALKTFAKDHKALVIKGGYMDGHPLTVAEVERIADLESREVLLAKLAGAMKGNLAKAAGLFNAPASQMARLLAALQEKKGADAPAAAEAPAAEATPEAAE; this is encoded by the coding sequence ATGGCCAGGGCTGACAAGGCCACCGCCGTCGCAGAAATCACCGAGCACTTCAAGGCCTCGACGGCGACGGTCATCACCGAGTACCGCGGTCTGTCGGTGGCCAACCTGGCCGAGCTGCGCCGTTCGCTGGGGGAGTCGACCACCTACGCGGTGGCCAAGAACACCCTCATCAAGCGGGCGGCGTCGGAGGCCGGCATCGAGGGCCTCGACGAGTTGTTCGCCGGCCCGACGGCCATCGCGTTCGTCAGTGGCGAGCCCGTCGATGCGGCCAAGGCCCTCAAGACCTTCGCCAAGGACCACAAGGCGCTGGTCATCAAGGGCGGCTACATGGACGGTCACCCGCTGACCGTCGCCGAGGTCGAGCGCATCGCGGACCTGGAGTCCCGCGAGGTGCTGCTGGCCAAGTTGGCCGGCGCGATGAAGGGCAATCTCGCCAAGGCCGCCGGGCTGTTCAATGCACCGGCCTCCCAGATGGCCCGACTGCTGGCTGCCCTGCAGGAGAAGAAGGGGGCCGACGCCCCCGCGGCAGCTGAAGCTCCGGCCGCCGAGGCAACCCCCGAAGCCGCCGAATAA
- the rplL gene encoding 50S ribosomal protein L7/L12, producing the protein MAKISSDDLLDAFKEMTLLELSDFVKKFEETFEVTAAAPVAVAAPGGGGGAPVEAAEEQSEFDVILEGAGEKKIGVIKVVREIVSGLGLKEAKDLVDSAPKPLLEKVSKEAADEAKAKLEAAGASVTVK; encoded by the coding sequence ATGGCAAAGATCTCCAGCGACGACCTGCTCGACGCCTTCAAGGAAATGACCCTGTTGGAGCTGTCGGACTTCGTCAAGAAGTTCGAGGAGACCTTCGAGGTCACCGCGGCCGCCCCGGTCGCCGTCGCCGCGCCCGGTGGCGGTGGCGGGGCTCCGGTTGAGGCCGCCGAGGAGCAGTCGGAGTTCGATGTGATCCTCGAGGGTGCCGGTGAGAAGAAGATCGGCGTCATCAAGGTGGTGCGTGAGATCGTCTCCGGCCTGGGCCTCAAGGAGGCCAAGGACCTGGTTGACAGCGCTCCCAAGCCGCTCCTCGAGAAGGTCTCCAAGGAGGCCGCCGACGAGGCCAAGGCCAAGCTCGAGGCCGCTGGCGCCAGCGTCACCGTCAAGTAG
- a CDS encoding TetR/AcrR family transcriptional regulator yields the protein MTSEPNTRNVRDEMLHAAVDLLNEHGPDALQTRKVARAAGTSTMAVYTHFGGMRDLIAAVAEEGLRQFAIALTVPETDDPVADLMAVGAAYRRYAIERPHMYRLMFGSTSAHGIKAPAGNVLSLTLAEIEQQESSFSQVVRAVHRSMLAGRITAAAPDDDAAVVATAAQFWALIHGFVMLELAGFYGDDGAALPVLAGMTTNLLVALGDSTDRVHRSRQALLAFR from the coding sequence ATGACTTCCGAACCGAACACGCGCAACGTCCGCGACGAGATGCTGCACGCCGCCGTGGACCTGCTCAACGAGCACGGGCCTGACGCGCTGCAGACCCGCAAGGTGGCCAGAGCCGCGGGAACGTCGACGATGGCCGTCTACACCCACTTCGGCGGGATGCGCGACCTCATCGCCGCGGTCGCGGAAGAGGGACTGCGGCAGTTCGCTATCGCGCTGACAGTCCCCGAGACCGACGATCCGGTCGCCGATCTGATGGCCGTCGGCGCCGCGTATCGGCGCTACGCGATCGAGCGACCGCACATGTACCGGTTGATGTTCGGCAGCACCAGCGCACACGGCATCAAGGCCCCGGCCGGCAACGTCCTGTCACTGACACTTGCGGAGATCGAGCAGCAGGAATCCAGCTTCTCGCAGGTGGTCCGCGCGGTGCACCGGTCGATGCTCGCCGGCCGGATCACAGCCGCTGCCCCAGACGACGACGCCGCCGTGGTGGCGACGGCCGCCCAATTCTGGGCGCTGATCCACGGCTTCGTGATGCTGGAGCTGGCCGGGTTCTACGGCGACGACGGTGCGGCGCTACCGGTGCTGGCCGGGATGACCACCAATCTTCTTGTCGCGCTGGGCGATTCAACCGACCGTGTGCACCGGTCACGGCAGGCGCTGCTCGCGTTCCGCTGA
- a CDS encoding glycoside hydrolase family 38 N-terminal domain-containing protein, whose product MQLVSAASTELFVGPPDRPLQLVRVGVAGCTGPTTLRVDGAGLRGEAVAARGDEVVEVAVSVERPIVGARIAARVDAADVSLTFEFVVAEPGWTMFMVSHFHYDPVWWNTQGAYTSEWHEDPPGRARQTNGFELVHAHLEMARREPEYKFVLAEVDYLKPYWDTRPEDRADLRRFLAQGRVEVMGGTYNEPNTNLTSPETTIRNLVHGIGFQRDVLGADPATAWQLDVFGHDPQFPGMAADAGLTSSSWARGPHHQWGPASGGDVDRMQFSSEFEWISPSGRGLLTHYMPAHYSAGWWMDSSTTLAEAEEATYALFEQLKRVALTRNVLLPVGTDYTPPNKWVTEIHRDWASRYTWPRFVCGLPREFFAAVRAELAGRGVDPSPQTRDMNPIYTGKDVSYIDTKQANRAAENAVLDAERFAVFAGVLTGAPYPQAAFAKAWVQLAYGAHHDAITGSESDQVYLDLLTGWRDAWELGRTCRDNALQVLSGLVADAGDSVVVWNPTTQPRTDIVTARLDPPCPAGVRVLDCDGAELPVHVEHDGCSVTWPARDVPSLGWRTYRLVPAESAPGWRPVAGTQIANEYYRLTADPHRGGAVASLIRGDRELIAGGRVGNEIAVYQEYASHPTQGEGPWHLLPRGPVVGSSEFHATVQAYRGPLGERLVVRGRIGELLSYTQTTILWRGTDRVDCRTTIDDFAGEDRLVRLRWPCPVAGAMPVSEVGDAVVGRGFALLHCAGAPGLRSVDTGEHLWTLDNPAYGWFGLSSAARVRIGNDSRAISVAEVVAPSESRAGAIARELMVALVRAGVTATCSGAEKPRYGNLDVDSNLPDVRIALGGPARNAFTKAVLSEAGPQYTAELERQLAETGRARVWVPAAAHLADVLVPDADLRGSRALPVLIVDGSGARNLTAAIAALVDDLNDAEIVVAQHVAPIPEPFEDYTVALLNRGVPSFAVETDGTLHTALMRSCTGWPSGTWIDEPRRTAPDGSNFQLQHWTHDFDYALICGDGDWRQTRLPARSAQFANPLLAITPRGHHGVLPAKGSLLHVEPAESVQLGALKAAGNPLAAGSVQPVAAGQVALRLVESTGAGARVAVGSDLGTLRGLAEANLLEEPERRRRLIDLHGYQVATVLARLDIAEIRNDPVELAPESEPAQPLYARYWLHNRGPAPLGGLPVVGHLHPTQVSVDPGADLREVTLRLTVASDCTDVALGGIVDVLCPDGWSVAPVELPFTLDAGAHLETDVVLGIPGHAPDGRYPVRAQLRVTEPEVPAAWRQVVEDVAFVDIGGEPGEFVYLEEGPADVELAAGAAARLSVTIGSRVRADLAVEAHLISPWGTWEWMGPAVLGADLPAQGSVELAFDVSPPPWLDPGQWWALVRVGCAGRLIYSPAVKVMVT is encoded by the coding sequence ATGCAACTGGTTTCGGCGGCATCGACCGAACTTTTCGTAGGCCCGCCGGATAGACCGCTGCAACTGGTTCGCGTCGGTGTGGCCGGCTGTACCGGGCCCACGACGTTACGCGTCGACGGTGCCGGCCTGCGGGGTGAGGCGGTGGCGGCGCGCGGGGACGAGGTGGTCGAGGTTGCGGTCTCGGTGGAGCGTCCGATCGTCGGAGCGCGGATCGCCGCGCGGGTGGATGCGGCCGACGTCAGCCTGACTTTCGAATTCGTGGTGGCCGAACCTGGCTGGACGATGTTCATGGTCAGCCACTTCCATTACGACCCGGTCTGGTGGAACACCCAAGGGGCCTACACCAGCGAATGGCACGAGGACCCCCCTGGGCGCGCCCGTCAGACCAACGGCTTCGAGTTGGTGCACGCCCATCTGGAAATGGCTCGCCGCGAGCCGGAGTACAAATTCGTGCTCGCCGAAGTCGATTACCTCAAGCCCTACTGGGACACCCGCCCCGAGGACCGCGCCGACCTGCGCAGGTTTCTGGCGCAGGGGCGGGTCGAAGTGATGGGCGGCACCTACAACGAGCCGAACACCAATCTCACCAGCCCCGAAACGACCATCCGAAACCTCGTGCACGGCATCGGTTTTCAGCGCGACGTGCTGGGCGCCGACCCGGCTACCGCGTGGCAGCTCGACGTGTTCGGGCATGACCCGCAATTCCCGGGGATGGCCGCCGACGCCGGGCTGACGTCGAGTTCGTGGGCTCGCGGGCCACACCACCAGTGGGGCCCGGCCTCCGGGGGCGACGTGGACCGGATGCAGTTCTCCAGCGAGTTCGAATGGATCTCGCCCTCCGGGCGCGGCCTGCTCACCCACTACATGCCCGCGCACTACTCGGCGGGTTGGTGGATGGACTCCTCGACCACATTGGCCGAGGCCGAGGAAGCCACCTACGCGCTGTTCGAGCAACTGAAAAGGGTCGCCTTGACCCGCAACGTGCTGCTGCCGGTCGGCACCGACTACACCCCGCCGAACAAGTGGGTCACCGAGATCCACCGCGACTGGGCCTCGCGCTACACCTGGCCGCGGTTCGTGTGCGGGCTGCCGCGGGAGTTCTTTGCGGCGGTGCGCGCCGAACTCGCTGGACGCGGGGTGGACCCGTCGCCGCAGACCCGTGACATGAACCCGATCTACACCGGCAAGGACGTGTCGTACATCGACACCAAGCAGGCCAACCGGGCGGCCGAGAACGCGGTGCTGGACGCCGAGCGGTTCGCGGTCTTCGCCGGCGTGCTGACCGGTGCGCCGTACCCCCAGGCCGCGTTCGCCAAGGCTTGGGTGCAGCTGGCTTATGGCGCTCACCACGACGCCATCACCGGCTCGGAATCCGACCAGGTGTATCTCGATCTGCTCACGGGCTGGCGAGACGCGTGGGAGTTGGGCCGCACCTGCCGCGACAACGCGTTGCAGGTGCTGTCCGGTCTGGTGGCCGACGCAGGTGACTCGGTGGTGGTGTGGAACCCGACGACGCAGCCGCGCACCGACATCGTCACGGCCCGGCTGGACCCGCCGTGCCCGGCCGGCGTGCGGGTGCTGGACTGCGACGGCGCCGAGCTGCCCGTCCACGTCGAGCACGACGGATGTTCGGTGACATGGCCGGCCCGGGACGTGCCGTCGCTGGGATGGCGGACCTATCGGCTGGTCCCGGCGGAGTCCGCCCCGGGATGGCGGCCGGTCGCCGGGACGCAGATCGCCAACGAGTACTACCGGCTCACCGCGGACCCACATCGCGGCGGGGCGGTGGCGTCGCTGATCCGGGGCGACCGGGAGCTGATCGCGGGTGGTCGGGTGGGCAACGAAATCGCGGTCTACCAGGAATATGCGTCGCACCCGACCCAGGGAGAAGGACCGTGGCACCTGCTGCCGCGCGGACCGGTGGTCGGCAGCTCGGAATTTCACGCCACCGTGCAGGCCTACCGCGGACCCCTCGGTGAGCGGTTGGTGGTCCGGGGCCGGATCGGTGAGCTGCTCAGCTACACCCAGACCACGATCTTGTGGCGCGGCACCGACCGCGTCGACTGCCGCACCACCATCGACGATTTCGCGGGCGAAGACCGGCTGGTGCGGCTGCGGTGGCCGTGTCCGGTAGCCGGCGCCATGCCGGTCAGCGAGGTCGGGGACGCGGTGGTCGGGCGCGGTTTCGCGTTGCTGCACTGCGCCGGTGCCCCGGGCCTCCGGTCGGTGGACACCGGGGAACACCTGTGGACGCTGGACAACCCTGCCTATGGCTGGTTCGGGTTGTCCTCGGCGGCCCGGGTCCGCATCGGCAACGACAGCCGAGCGATATCGGTGGCCGAGGTAGTGGCTCCTTCGGAATCGCGCGCGGGCGCGATCGCCCGCGAACTCATGGTCGCACTGGTGCGCGCGGGGGTGACGGCTACCTGCAGCGGCGCCGAAAAACCGCGCTACGGCAACCTCGACGTCGACTCCAACCTCCCGGACGTCCGCATCGCGCTGGGCGGACCCGCCCGCAATGCGTTCACCAAGGCCGTGCTCTCCGAAGCCGGCCCGCAGTACACCGCCGAGCTCGAGCGGCAGCTGGCCGAAACGGGCCGGGCGCGGGTCTGGGTGCCGGCAGCGGCGCACTTGGCGGACGTATTGGTCCCCGACGCCGACCTGCGAGGATCGCGTGCGCTGCCGGTGCTGATCGTCGACGGCAGCGGCGCTCGGAACCTGACCGCCGCGATCGCGGCCCTCGTCGATGACCTCAACGACGCTGAAATCGTTGTCGCACAGCATGTTGCGCCGATACCGGAGCCCTTCGAGGACTACACGGTCGCCCTGCTCAACCGCGGCGTACCGAGTTTTGCCGTCGAAACCGACGGGACACTGCACACCGCGCTGATGAGGTCCTGCACCGGCTGGCCGTCCGGGACCTGGATCGACGAACCCCGCCGCACCGCGCCCGACGGCTCCAACTTCCAGCTCCAGCACTGGACACACGATTTCGACTACGCGCTGATCTGCGGCGACGGCGACTGGCGGCAAACCCGACTCCCGGCCCGCAGTGCGCAGTTCGCCAATCCACTGCTGGCGATCACCCCGCGCGGGCACCACGGCGTGTTGCCGGCGAAGGGCTCGCTCCTGCATGTCGAGCCGGCCGAATCGGTGCAGCTGGGTGCGTTGAAGGCCGCCGGGAACCCGCTGGCGGCCGGCAGCGTACAACCCGTCGCGGCCGGCCAGGTCGCGTTGCGTCTGGTGGAATCGACCGGCGCCGGCGCGCGGGTCGCCGTCGGCTCGGATCTGGGCACCCTGCGTGGGCTCGCCGAGGCGAACCTGCTGGAGGAACCCGAACGCCGTAGACGCCTCATCGATCTGCACGGTTACCAGGTGGCGACGGTACTGGCGCGGCTGGACATCGCCGAAATCCGCAACGACCCGGTGGAATTGGCCCCGGAGTCTGAGCCGGCCCAACCGCTTTACGCGCGCTACTGGCTGCACAACCGCGGTCCCGCCCCGCTGGGTGGGCTGCCGGTGGTCGGCCACCTGCACCCCACCCAGGTGAGTGTCGACCCCGGTGCGGACCTGCGGGAGGTGACGTTGCGACTGACGGTGGCCAGCGACTGCACCGATGTCGCGCTCGGCGGCATTGTCGACGTCCTGTGCCCGGACGGCTGGTCGGTCGCCCCGGTGGAGTTGCCGTTCACGCTGGACGCGGGAGCGCACCTGGAAACCGACGTCGTCCTGGGAATACCGGGTCATGCGCCGGACGGGCGCTATCCGGTTCGGGCCCAGCTGCGGGTCACGGAGCCAGAGGTGCCGGCCGCTTGGCGGCAGGTGGTCGAGGATGTGGCGTTCGTCGACATCGGGGGTGAGCCGGGCGAGTTCGTCTACCTCGAAGAGGGTCCCGCCGACGTGGAACTGGCCGCGGGCGCCGCGGCGCGTCTGTCGGTGACGATCGGCAGCCGTGTCCGCGCCGATCTGGCGGTTGAAGCGCACTTGATCAGCCCCTGGGGGACCTGGGAGTGGATGGGACCGGCGGTGCTGGGCGCCGACCTGCCGGCGCAGGGCAGCGTCGAACTCGCCTTCGACGTCAGTCCGCCGCCGTGGCTGGACCCGGGACAGTGGTGGGCTCTGGTCCGGGTGGGATGTGCGGGCCGGCTGATCTATTCGCCTGCGGTGAAAGTGATGGTGACATGA
- a CDS encoding ROK family protein — translation MLTLCLDIGGTKIAAGLADPAALADPGRTLVYNATCPTPAGVAAEQVWDAVAAMIADALDAAGGTVAAVGIASAGPVDLATGSVSPVNIGAWRGFPLRDRVMAVVPGVPVRLGGDGVCMALGEHWIGAGRGAGFLLGMVVSTGVGGGLVLDGVPYTGRTGNAGHVGHVVVEPDGLPCACGARGCVETIASGPSMTRWARANGWSAPPGAGARELSQAAAAGDEVALRAFARGTRALAAMIASVGAVCDLDLVVIGGGVAKSGGLLFDPLRTALVEYTGLNFLTGLRVVPAELGGEAGLIGAARLAGL, via the coding sequence ATGCTCACCCTCTGCCTCGATATCGGGGGCACCAAGATCGCCGCCGGGCTCGCCGACCCCGCCGCCCTGGCCGACCCCGGCCGCACGCTGGTCTACAACGCCACCTGTCCCACACCCGCGGGCGTTGCGGCTGAACAGGTTTGGGATGCGGTCGCGGCGATGATCGCTGACGCGTTGGATGCGGCCGGAGGGACGGTGGCGGCGGTGGGGATCGCCTCGGCCGGTCCCGTCGACCTGGCGACCGGCAGCGTGAGCCCGGTCAACATCGGGGCCTGGCGCGGTTTCCCGCTGCGCGATCGCGTGATGGCCGTGGTGCCGGGCGTGCCGGTCCGATTGGGCGGTGACGGCGTCTGCATGGCATTGGGCGAGCACTGGATCGGCGCCGGCCGCGGCGCCGGCTTCCTGCTGGGCATGGTGGTGTCTACCGGCGTCGGCGGGGGTCTGGTGCTCGACGGCGTGCCGTACACCGGCCGCACCGGCAACGCCGGTCACGTCGGTCACGTGGTGGTCGAACCGGACGGGCTCCCCTGCGCATGCGGCGCCCGCGGCTGTGTGGAGACGATCGCTTCAGGTCCGTCGATGACGCGCTGGGCGCGGGCCAACGGCTGGTCGGCGCCGCCCGGCGCCGGAGCCCGGGAACTGTCCCAGGCGGCGGCGGCAGGCGACGAGGTGGCGCTGCGGGCGTTTGCCCGGGGCACTCGGGCGCTGGCCGCGATGATCGCCTCGGTGGGCGCCGTGTGTGACCTGGACCTGGTCGTCATCGGTGGGGGAGTGGCCAAGTCCGGCGGCCTGCTGTTCGACCCGTTGCGCACTGCCTTGGTGGAGTACACGGGGCTGAATTTCCTGACCGGCCTGCGGGTGGTGCCGGCCGAACTCGGTGGCGAGGCCGGTTTGATCGGCGCTGCCCGCCTCGCCGGACTGTAA
- a CDS encoding DUF7158 domain-containing protein produces the protein MKPDCVATVAGAAVAVADVDARETRLRGGPQANALPAPGTSEGRQLRRWLTQLIVTERLVAAEAAARGLDGADAPTEIDLLPDATARLEIGSIAAAALADPRARALFADVTAGVEISAGDVAAYHARNPLRFAQSRVGSHGWREPPVGDPPLEEVRSAIAQHLLGAARRRTFRVWLDARHAALVRLAPGYEHPGDPCQPDNTHRH, from the coding sequence GTGAAACCCGACTGTGTAGCAACCGTGGCCGGTGCCGCCGTGGCTGTCGCCGACGTCGATGCCCGCGAGACTCGGCTGCGCGGCGGTCCGCAGGCGAACGCGCTGCCCGCGCCGGGCACCAGTGAGGGCCGCCAGCTGCGGCGCTGGCTGACTCAATTGATCGTCACCGAGCGGTTGGTCGCCGCTGAGGCGGCCGCCCGCGGCCTCGACGGTGCCGACGCCCCGACCGAGATCGACCTGCTGCCCGACGCGACCGCCCGACTCGAGATCGGCAGCATCGCTGCGGCCGCACTGGCCGACCCACGGGCACGCGCCCTGTTCGCCGACGTCACCGCAGGCGTCGAGATCAGCGCCGGCGACGTGGCCGCCTACCACGCCCGCAACCCGCTGCGGTTCGCGCAGTCGCGTGTCGGAAGCCACGGCTGGCGCGAACCTCCGGTCGGTGATCCGCCGCTGGAAGAGGTGCGATCGGCGATCGCCCAGCACCTGTTGGGGGCCGCGCGCCGCCGGACATTTCGCGTCTGGCTCGATGCCCGCCATGCCGCCTTGGTGCGGCTCGCGCCCGGCTACGAACATCCCGGCGATCCGTGCCAGCCCGACAACACCCACCGGCACTGA
- a CDS encoding carotenoid oxygenase family protein: MTAMKTAETRNPYLEDFLAPVSAEVTAADLRVTGRIPEHLDGRYLRNGPNPAGEVDRAIYHWFSGDGMVHGVALQDGQARWYRNRWVRSASVAAQLGEPAPSRLDPRAGLLALGANTSVLAHAGRTLALVEGGVANYELTEELDTVGTCDFDGTLYGGYTAHPHRDPHTGELHAVSYSFARGRTVQYSVIDTQGRARRTVDIQVGGSPMMHDFSLTDKYVVIYDLPVTFDPGQLLPVKVPRWMGVPAQLVMQALVGRVRVPSPIAARLNRNPKPTDRMPYAWNPSYPARIGVMPREGTNRDVRWFDIEPCYVYHPLNAYSEIRNGSEYLILDVVSYPRMFDRDRRGPGETRPMLERWTINLATGSVSTDRRDDRPQEFPRINETLTGAQHRFGYAVGVDDGYLAEEQGTPMVTALYKHDYATGSSEVAALDPELVIGEMSFVPNPGSGAGATAEDDGILMGYGYHRGHDEGQLLLLDAQTLQSVATVHLPQRVPMGFHGNWAPRD, from the coding sequence ATGACGGCGATGAAGACGGCTGAGACCCGGAACCCCTACCTCGAGGACTTCCTGGCCCCGGTTTCGGCCGAAGTCACCGCCGCCGACCTGCGGGTGACCGGACGGATACCCGAGCACCTGGACGGGCGCTACCTGCGCAACGGTCCCAACCCGGCCGGGGAGGTGGACCGGGCGATCTACCACTGGTTCAGCGGCGACGGCATGGTCCATGGCGTGGCGCTGCAGGACGGGCAGGCCCGCTGGTATCGCAACCGTTGGGTGCGTAGCGCGTCGGTGGCCGCCCAACTCGGTGAGCCCGCTCCGTCTCGGCTGGACCCGCGGGCGGGCCTGCTGGCCCTGGGCGCCAACACCAGTGTGTTGGCCCACGCCGGCCGCACGCTGGCGCTGGTGGAGGGCGGCGTGGCCAACTACGAGCTCACTGAGGAACTGGACACCGTCGGCACCTGCGACTTCGACGGCACGCTGTACGGCGGCTACACCGCCCACCCGCACCGCGACCCGCACACCGGCGAACTGCACGCCGTCTCCTATTCGTTCGCCCGCGGACGAACGGTGCAGTACTCCGTGATCGACACCCAGGGGCGCGCCCGTCGCACCGTCGACATTCAGGTGGGCGGATCGCCGATGATGCATGACTTCTCTCTCACCGATAAGTACGTGGTCATCTATGACCTGCCCGTCACGTTCGACCCGGGGCAGTTGCTGCCGGTGAAGGTGCCGCGCTGGATGGGTGTGCCCGCCCAACTGGTGATGCAGGCGCTGGTGGGGCGGGTCCGGGTGCCGAGTCCGATCGCCGCCAGGCTCAACCGCAACCCCAAGCCGACCGACCGCATGCCCTATGCGTGGAACCCGTCGTATCCGGCCCGTATCGGGGTGATGCCCCGCGAGGGCACCAACCGGGACGTCCGCTGGTTCGACATCGAGCCGTGCTACGTCTACCACCCGCTCAACGCGTACTCCGAGATCCGCAACGGTTCTGAATACCTAATTCTTGACGTGGTCAGTTACCCGCGGATGTTCGATCGCGACCGCCGTGGACCCGGAGAGACCCGGCCGATGCTGGAGCGTTGGACGATCAATCTGGCGACCGGATCGGTGTCAACCGACCGTCGCGACGACCGGCCGCAGGAGTTCCCCCGGATCAATGAGACGCTGACCGGCGCTCAACACCGGTTCGGCTACGCCGTCGGGGTCGACGACGGCTACCTCGCTGAAGAGCAGGGAACGCCGATGGTGACCGCGCTGTACAAGCACGATTACGCGACCGGATCCAGTGAGGTCGCCGCGCTCGACCCCGAACTTGTGATCGGCGAGATGTCGTTCGTCCCCAACCCGGGGAGCGGCGCGGGCGCCACGGCGGAAGACGACGGCATTCTGATGGGTTACGGCTATCACCGCGGCCACGACGAGGGTCAGTTGCTGCTGCTGGACGCCCAGACGTTGCAGTCGGTGGCGACCGTGCATCTGCCCCAGCGCGTGCCGATGGGCTTCCACGGTAACTGGGCGCCGCGGGACTGA